Genomic DNA from Haloplanus sp. HW8-1:
GACGTGGACGGAGTAGTCGATGCCGAGGCCGACGGAGATAGCGAGAATCGTCCCGTTGATCGCGTTGAAGCTGATGCCGAACGCGCGCATCGACGCGACGAGGGCGACGACGGTGACGAGGATGGGAATGACGTTGGCGACGCCGAGCGACGGTCGGCCCTCCACGGCCCAGTAGACGAAGACGAGGAACAGCGCGGCCCCGAGCAGTGTCAGGACGAGGCTCTGGATTACGGTTTCGAGGACGAGCGACAGCGCCTCGTCGAAGATGACGGCGTTGCCCGTCGGCTGCGCACTGTAACGCAGATCACCCGCCACGCGGTACGCGTCGTCGGTGATGGCGTCGTTCGGTTCGTCGCCGTCGACGGTGTAGACGACGAGCGCGCTCCGTCGATCCGCGCTCAGGAACTGCGCCAGGTCGTCCTCGCCGGTCGACTCCTCCATCGCGGCGTACACCTGCGAGAGGTCGTCGTCCGGGATGTCGTTCTCGTTCCGGTCGTTGCGCTCGACGACCCGCCGCACGTCGGGGTCGGTCCGCGTCCGCGATCGGATCAGCGTCGCGATGCTCTGGGAGTCGGCGTACTGTCCGTCGCGCTCGAACGTCGGTGGCGGGTCGCGCCCCGCCCCGTAGAGGCGTTCGAGGGCCGTGTCCTCGCGCATCGGTCCCTCGACGTACATCAGGACGCGGTCCTCCTGTGCGAAGTTCTCCTGCCTGAAGTCGTCGATTTTCACGTACTCGAACTCGGCCGGCGGCCGGATGGGTTCGGGGAGGGACTGGAGGTACGCCGGCGTCTCTGCTGCCGGCTGGAAGTCGTCGGGGCTGAAGCCGGTGTCGACGCCGGCCGCGTAGACGCCACCCCCGGCCGTCGCGAGGAGGACGAGGATCACGAACAGCGCCGGCGCACGCTCCGCGATGCCGACGCCGCCGGCGAGGATGCGTCCGAGCGGCGACGACTCCGACCCGAACGGCGTCTGTGTGTTCGTTGGGATCGGATACCGCTCCCGGAGGCGGTCGACGGACACCTTCGTCGCCGGGACGAAGATTCCGAAGATGAGGCCGGTGAAGACGATGCCTGCCGCGGCGGTGATACCGAAATCACGCGTCGGCGGGAAGGCACTGACGACGTTCGAGAGAAAGCCGATGGCCGAGGTGCCCATGACGATGAAGAAGGCGACGCTCACCTGATCGGTCGTCAGCCGCATCGATTCGGCGACGTCCCGTCCCTTGACTCGCTCCTCGCGGTAGCGGTTGATGGCGTGGATTCCGAAGTCGATACCGACCGCGATCAGGATGGGCGGGACGGCGATCAGCAGGACGGCGAAAGGAATGCCGACGAGGCCGATGAACCCGAACGTCCAGACCAACGTCATGACGATGCCGGCGAGGCCGATCAGTAGATCGACCAGGTCGCGGTACGCGACGGCCAGCATGATCACGATCAGGACGAGGGCGATTGGCAACACCACTGTCAGCGTCGTCGTCGTCGTATCGGGCGGCGTTCCCTGGATGCGGATGGTCGAGGCGGTCGCTTCGCTCGCGACGAGTCGTTCCATCCGCTCTTCTTTGTTCGGCGGGAACTCCGACGCCCCGCCGGGCCCCCCCTCGCTCCCCGCCCCCGGGCCGGCACGGTGCGTGACCGTCGACTCCATGGCGGAGGCCGTCGCCGACCGTCGGTTGAAGTCCGTGCTCAGCCGCGACCGGAACGTCGCACGGTCGTCCTCGGCGGCACGGCGGACGGCGGTGTCGATCTCGCTCGGCGTTGCCCCTTCGATCGCTCGGATCTGCTCGTCGAGCGTCCGCGCGTCGGGATCGAGAGTCCGGGCCACCTGCCGGGCCGGACTGTCCGTCTCCTCGACCCGGAGCGGGCCGCTCTCGCGGATCCGCTCCTGGGTGCGGAGCATATCGAGCAGGGCGGATCGCGAGAGGACGTTCTGGTCGCTCTGGACCAGCGTCGTCGTCGTGTTTACCTGTGAGAAACTCGTGTCGAAATCCTCCTGGACCTGCTCCAGCGCCTGGAAGGAGGGGAGTTCTTCGACGAACTGCTGTTGGCCGCTCTCGGTTTCGATGCTGCCGAGGCCACCGACGAACACCGCCGTCGCCACCAGAAAGAGGAGGATGACCGTTCGTGAGTGCTCGACGATGTAGCCGTCGACGCGGTCGATCAGCCATTGGTAGTTCATGAGTCGTCGGGAGGGGACGTCGCCCCGCACGGGGGACGGGGCGACGCCGTCGGTGTCGAACACTCCGTCCCGAGACGTAAAACTGCGACGACGATTCGCCGCCGACCGTCGACGTCGCCGGCGATCCGATTCGGCGCCGACGGCATCCGCGCCCGCCTCTCCTCCGGGGCGACGGCTTCCTGTCGCCGTACCGGTGGGGTTTTGTGCCCACGACGGTTGTGATCGGATAGGCGGCACGGCCGGTCAGCCCCTTTCAGCCACCGTGGCTTCCACGTGTGGTCCCGCTGGCCGCCCTACCCCGTCTCTCTACTGACCGCGAGCGACTGCGCCGACAGTTCCGACCTGAACTCTCCCCGCGACGTGCGCAGCGAGACCGTTACTCCGTACGAACGCCGACTCCGGTCCGGGGCGCTCCTCGCGTGTTCGTGTGCCATCAGTTACCAAAGATTGACGTTCGATAGCTCCGTATCTCACATTATTGACCATGTACAAATCGACCGACGACGGGGACGGAGGCCCCGTGTTCGAAGTCGAGTTCGTCGTCCGGGATCCGTCGTATCCGTTCGTCGGCGCGTCCGCCGGCGAGGGCGACCCGTCGCCCTCGCGTGACGAGACGACCGTTCGGCCGTCGCCGTGGACGATCACGTTACACCCGTTGAACTCGAACCCGACGCTGACGACCGAAGCGGGAGTCGTCCGACGAGGTGTCGGTTCGACCAGCCGATCGAGTGCGTCCGGATCGATCGCGTCACACAGCGGTCGCAGGCGGTCCGGGTCCGTTCCGGTCACTTCAGCGACCGCCACGACCACGCTGTAGGAGGGACGGTGGTCGTCACCACGCACGTGGCTGATCGTGTCCGCCTCGGCCTCCGGACCGCCGTCCGAGTGGGAATCACGCTGGTGTAACATGACAGTACGTACCGTGACTGGAACGTGGCTTCGGAGGGGCTTAGTTCGGTTCCCTACAGTTCGAGGGTGACGGGTCGATTCACCCCGTTTCTCTCCGGGCGTCGACGCCGGAGAATGGACGGGCCCGAGGTGGCCGACGCGGACCGCCGTCAGATTCGTTCACCGACTCCCAGACGGGTCGTCTTTCGGCCGGTACCACCACGCCGTCGCGCTCCGTACGGCGTCAGCGTCGCTGTCTACGGGGTCGATGCCGCTCGACCGACCCGTCCGCTACTTTTTCCTCCGAACCGGAACTTCCCTCGTCGTGACCGCCCGCTGGTGCCGACTGCTCGCAATCGACGCTGATCCTCTCGGTGACGTGTGTCACGGCCACATATCACAATCGTCGAACCTGACTTCGACAATATATTGCCACGAACACGCAGGTTTTTATTCCGCTCGGCCGTCGGGTCGGACATGAGAAGTCCACCCGAGACGAGCGAACTCGACGTCCCTTCACGAATCCTGATGGGCCCCGGCCCGAGCATGATCCACCCCCGCGTTCTGCGTGCGATGTCGACGCAGGCGCTCGGATACATGGACCCTTCCTTCCTGGAGATCATGGACGAAATCCAGGAACTGCTGCGCTACACGTTCCAGACGGACAACGAGTGGACGCTCGCCACGAGCGGGACGGGGACTGCAGCGATGGAGACGGCCATCGGCAACCTCGTCGAGCCGGGGGAGACGATGCTGGTCCCTACCAACGGCTACTTCGGGGACCGCATGGGCAAGATCGCTCGCCGGGCGGGCGGTGATGTGGTCACCGTCGACGCGCCGTGGGGCGAGCCGCTCCAGCCCGCGGACGTCGCCGACGCCTTCGACGAACACCAGCCCGACGTCTTCGGGTTCGTCCACGCCGAGACGAGTACCGGCGTCCGGCAGCCGAACGTCCCGGAACTGACCGACATCGCCCACGACCACGATGCCATCGTTCTCGCGGACTGTGTCACCTCGCTTTCCGGCGTCGAACTCCGCGTCGACGAGTGGGGGATCGACGCGGCCTACGGCAGTCCTCAGAAGTGTCTCTCCTGTACCCCCGGTGCGACGCCGCTGACGATCGGAGAGCGCGCCCGCGAGAAGATCCGGAACCGCGATACCGACACCGGCTCCTGGTATCTCGACCTCGACCTCGTCATGGAGTACTGGGGCGACGAGCGCAACTATCACCACACCGCCCCCACGACGAACTTCTACGGCCTCCGCGAGGCGCTTCGCCTCGTCGCCGAGGAGGGACTGGAGAACCGCTGGGAGCGTCACCTCGAGGTCGCCGGCGAACTCCGCGAGGGACTCCAGAAGCTCGGCCTCGAACCCGCCGCTGAGAAGGAGTACTGGCTCCCCAGTCTGAACTCCATCGAGGTGCCCGACGGTGTCGACGACACCGCAGTCATCGAGTTCCTGATGAACGAGTACGACATCGATATCGCCAGCGGCCTCGGCGCCCTCGAAGGCGACATCTGGCGGATCGGC
This window encodes:
- a CDS encoding efflux RND transporter permease subunit: MFDTDGVAPSPVRGDVPSRRLMNYQWLIDRVDGYIVEHSRTVILLFLVATAVFVGGLGSIETESGQQQFVEELPSFQALEQVQEDFDTSFSQVNTTTTLVQSDQNVLSRSALLDMLRTQERIRESGPLRVEETDSPARQVARTLDPDARTLDEQIRAIEGATPSEIDTAVRRAAEDDRATFRSRLSTDFNRRSATASAMESTVTHRAGPGAGSEGGPGGASEFPPNKEERMERLVASEATASTIRIQGTPPDTTTTTLTVVLPIALVLIVIMLAVAYRDLVDLLIGLAGIVMTLVWTFGFIGLVGIPFAVLLIAVPPILIAVGIDFGIHAINRYREERVKGRDVAESMRLTTDQVSVAFFIVMGTSAIGFLSNVVSAFPPTRDFGITAAAGIVFTGLIFGIFVPATKVSVDRLRERYPIPTNTQTPFGSESSPLGRILAGGVGIAERAPALFVILVLLATAGGGVYAAGVDTGFSPDDFQPAAETPAYLQSLPEPIRPPAEFEYVKIDDFRQENFAQEDRVLMYVEGPMREDTALERLYGAGRDPPPTFERDGQYADSQSIATLIRSRTRTDPDVRRVVERNDRNENDIPDDDLSQVYAAMEESTGEDDLAQFLSADRRSALVVYTVDGDEPNDAITDDAYRVAGDLRYSAQPTGNAVIFDEALSLVLETVIQSLVLTLLGAALFLVFVYWAVEGRPSLGVANVIPILVTVVALVASMRAFGISFNAINGTILAISVGLGIDYSVHVVHRFADEYAERDLYPALRRTVVGTGGALTGSMLTTVFGVGVLGLALNPAVGVFGVLIALSVLYAYLTSIVVLPSVLVLWARFVDEDRRPTDPLDAPAT
- a CDS encoding HalOD1 output domain-containing protein, with the translated sequence MLHQRDSHSDGGPEAEADTISHVRGDDHRPSYSVVVAVAEVTGTDPDRLRPLCDAIDPDALDRLVEPTPRRTTPASVVSVGFEFNGCNVIVHGDGRTVVSSREGDGSPSPADAPTNGYDGSRTTNSTSNTGPPSPSSVDLYMVNNVRYGAIERQSLVTDGTRTREERPGPESAFVRSNGLAAHVAGRVQVGTVGAVARGQ
- a CDS encoding pyridoxal-phosphate-dependent aminotransferase family protein; translation: MRSPPETSELDVPSRILMGPGPSMIHPRVLRAMSTQALGYMDPSFLEIMDEIQELLRYTFQTDNEWTLATSGTGTAAMETAIGNLVEPGETMLVPTNGYFGDRMGKIARRAGGDVVTVDAPWGEPLQPADVADAFDEHQPDVFGFVHAETSTGVRQPNVPELTDIAHDHDAIVLADCVTSLSGVELRVDEWGIDAAYGSPQKCLSCTPGATPLTIGERAREKIRNRDTDTGSWYLDLDLVMEYWGDERNYHHTAPTTNFYGLREALRLVAEEGLENRWERHLEVAGELREGLQKLGLEPAAEKEYWLPSLNSIEVPDGVDDTAVIEFLMNEYDIDIASGLGALEGDIWRIGCMGYSARRQNVACLLTAMEEALEAQNFDVDEPTVEA